A region of Drosophila mauritiana strain mau12 chromosome 3L, ASM438214v1, whole genome shotgun sequence DNA encodes the following proteins:
- the LOC117141471 gene encoding protein Teyrha-meyrha isoform X1, translating to MESNAFGSSHLPSQALVVLSEAASGLHEALRGQRPFPSRLPDAKDLHNMSLVGNYFNPHLLLNHGMLVANGAAAAAAAAGAGPASYFASDRSPLGKPSVLSNFSLPSAFSPPKYIGISLDQNLFNGSESFRTDSASPTCTSHESMEGSQDYDAVEKGESPRSNNSQDPRDLRHLHNAGKGHQALATSSSASSSSSSSCSTSNPAISTATSSVAVSMASHLAASSPHHHPHTHAHSHPHPLAHPHAHSHHHVGHHVGAPPVSTAVTTHHHMAHPHPLSHHHAAHHAALASLSMAGLRAVPGGLSLVTGLQAAAAGGAIPEMCPVCGLKLSAEEWHTHFLTELDRLYKLSAGFERASLQATYMFAPPCPAQENAIRTSHNRWETFQRIRNNRQNRLRLKVRKRKYGEMYMMESLYCSSCPICKRKYALETGKIPPEDDAKSQEEIETVDVESCNDEVPDSGSELAAPGSGSSGTVMPPSSMHNSNSQPGKLDGILYRTGCVLSQKDPHADEQDVSTNVTTASSSSWPGEAPTQAHISVKTVSELSSTTHHYYNADSCGVGVNDTNSSSSTHNNGGGSNKDLMMDTASCQNDSDEDVIVDDDDTVKLSSKINYGKMQRRQDEQNVGSSRSLENLSPVEERPRSEPQVSSTEPGPMDISHNNNNNNNNNNNSSSNNNNNPSAKYAESMENSLSQLSSMGVPGLTQLDTKVGISSDLKPDDENKCFICKTGIKDLNTDAFLRGRNFYFHQSCANVMSSYRLNKELLSQAQNQQRAAANGNGNGSGIGMGDSGGATATPRSLSPAQSPQQSVSQAME from the exons ATGGAAAGCAACGCATTTGGCAGCAGCCATTTGCCGTCCCAAGCGCTCGTTGTCCTCTCGGAAGCCGCTTCCGGTCTGCACGAGGCTCTACGTGGACAACGTCCGTTTCCATCGAGA CTACCCGACGCCAAAGATCTGCACAACATGTCACTAGTCGGCAACTACTTCAATCCGCACCTGCTGCTCAACCACGGGATGCTGGTGGCCAACggagcggcggcggcagcggcggcggctggAGCGGGACCGGCCAGCTACTTTGCCAGTGACCGCTCGCCGCTGGGCAAGCCGTCGGTGCTGTCGAACTTCTCGCTGCCGTCGGCCTTCTCGCCGCCCAAGTACATCGGCATATCCCTGGATCAG AATCTGTTCAATGGCAGCGAATCATTTCGCACGGATTCGGCCAGCCCCACATGCACATCGCACGAATCCATGGAGGGATCACAGGATTACGATGCCGTTGAAAAGGGTGAAAGTCCGCGCAGCAATAATTCTCAGGATCCCAGGGATTTGAGAC ATCTGCATAATGCGGGGAAGGGCCACCAGGCACTGGCCACCTCCTCGTCGGCGTCcagctcctcgtcctcctcctgctccaccAGCAATCCCGCCATCAGCACGGCGACCAGCAGCGTTGCCGTTTCGATGGCCAGCCACCTGGCCGCCTCCTCTCCGCACCATCACCCCCACACGCACGCCCACTCGCACCCGCATCCGCTGGCCCATCCGCACGCCCATAGCCACCACCACGTGGGCCACCATGTGGGGGCACCTCCGGTGTCCACGGCGGTGACGACGCACCACCACATGGCCCATCCCCATCCGCTGTCGCACCACCACGCCGCCCACCACGCGGCCTTGGCCAGTTTGAGCATGGCGGGTCTGCGGGCAGTTCCCGGTGGATTGAGCCTGGTCACTGGGCTGCAGGCGGCAGCGGCCGGCGGTGCTATTCCCGAGATGTGCCCCGTTTGCGGACTGAAGCTGAGCGCCGAGGAGTGGCACACCCACTTCCTCACCGAACTGGACAGGCTCTACAAGCTGAGTGCGGGATTCGAGAGGGCCAGCCTGCAGGCCACCTACATGTTTGCGCCTCCGTGTCCCGCGCAGGAGAACGCCATTCGCACCAGTCACAACCGCTGGGAG ACTTTCCAGAGAATACGTAACAATCGCCAGAACCGCCTGAGACTCAAAGTGCGAAAGCGCAAGTACGGCGAAATGTACATGATGGAGAGTCTTTACTGTAGCAGTTGTCCCATCTGCAAGAGGAAGTACGCCTTGGAGACGGGGAAGATACCTCCGGAG GACGATGCCAAATCGCAGGAGGAGATCGAAACGGTGGATGTGGAGAGCTGCAACGACGAAGTGCCCGACTCAGGATCGGAGCTAGCTGCTCCGGGTTCGGGGTCATCCGGCACGGTTATGCCGCCCTCCAGTATGCACAACAGCAACTCGCAGCCGGGCAAGCTGGACGGGATTCTCTACCGGACGGGCTGTGTGCTCAGCCAGAAGGATCCGCATGCCGACGAGCAGGACGTGAGCACCAATGTGACAACGGCGAGCAGCAGTAGTTGGCCAGGCGAGGCACCAACCCAGGCACATATCAGTG TTAAAACCGTCAGCGAGCTGTCATCCACCACACACCACTACTACAACGCGGACTCCTGCGGCGTGGGCGTGAACgacaccaacagcagcagcagcacccaCAACAACGGCGGTGGCAGCAACAAGGATCTGATGATGGACACGGCCTCCTGCCAAAACGACAGCGACGAGGACGTGATTGTGGACGACGACGACACCGTGAAGCTGTCGAGCAAAATCAACTATGGCAAGATGCAGCGCCGCCAGGATGAGCAGAACGTGGGCAGCAGCAG ATCCCTCGAGAACCTCTCACCGGTGGAGGAGCGACCGCGGTCGGAGCCGCAGGTGAGCAGCACCGAACCCGGACCCATGGACATAtcgcacaacaacaacaacaacaataacaacaacaacaatagcagcagtaataacaacaacaatccGTCGGCGAAATACGCGGAGAGCATGGAGAACAGCCTGTCGCAGTTGTCGTCGATGGGCGTGCCGGGATTAACGCAATTGGACACAAAGGTGGGGATTAGTTCGGATTTAAAACCGGACGATGAAAACAAATGTTTCATTTGTAAG ACAGGCATAAAGGATCTCAACACGGATGCGTTCCTGCGCGGCCGTAACTTTTACTTCCACCAGAGTTGTGCCAACGTCATGAGCAGCTACCGGCTGAACAAGGAGCTCCTCAGCCAGGCCCAGAATCAGCAGAGGGCGGCCGccaacggaaacggaaatggcaGTGGGATCGGAATGGGGGATTCGGGCGGCGCCACGGCAACGCCCCGCAGCCTTTCACCTGCCCAATCTCCGCAGCAGAGCGTCTCGCAGGCCATGGAGTGA
- the LOC117141471 gene encoding protein Teyrha-meyrha isoform X3 has translation MSLVGNYFNPHLLLNHGMLVANGAAAAAAAAGAGPASYFASDRSPLGKPSVLSNFSLPSAFSPPKYIGISLDQNLFNGSESFRTDSASPTCTSHESMEGSQDYDAVEKGESPRSNNSQDPRDLRHLHNAGKGHQALATSSSASSSSSSSCSTSNPAISTATSSVAVSMASHLAASSPHHHPHTHAHSHPHPLAHPHAHSHHHVGHHVGAPPVSTAVTTHHHMAHPHPLSHHHAAHHAALASLSMAGLRAVPGGLSLVTGLQAAAAGGAIPEMCPVCGLKLSAEEWHTHFLTELDRLYKLSAGFERASLQATYMFAPPCPAQENAIRTSHNRWETFQRIRNNRQNRLRLKVRKRKYGEMYMMESLYCSSCPICKRKYALETGKIPPEDDAKSQEEIETVDVESCNDEVPDSGSELAAPGSGSSGTVMPPSSMHNSNSQPGKLDGILYRTGCVLSQKDPHADEQDVSTNVTTASSSSWPGEAPTQAHISVKTVSELSSTTHHYYNADSCGVGVNDTNSSSSTHNNGGGSNKDLMMDTASCQNDSDEDVIVDDDDTVKLSSKINYGKMQRRQDEQNVGSSRSLENLSPVEERPRSEPQVSSTEPGPMDISHNNNNNNNNNNNSSSNNNNNPSAKYAESMENSLSQLSSMGVPGLTQLDTKVGISSDLKPDDENKCFICKTGIKDLNTDAFLRGRNFYFHQSCANVMSSYRLNKELLSQAQNQQRAAANGNGNGSGIGMGDSGGATATPRSLSPAQSPQQSVSQAME, from the exons ATGTCACTAGTCGGCAACTACTTCAATCCGCACCTGCTGCTCAACCACGGGATGCTGGTGGCCAACggagcggcggcggcagcggcggcggctggAGCGGGACCGGCCAGCTACTTTGCCAGTGACCGCTCGCCGCTGGGCAAGCCGTCGGTGCTGTCGAACTTCTCGCTGCCGTCGGCCTTCTCGCCGCCCAAGTACATCGGCATATCCCTGGATCAG AATCTGTTCAATGGCAGCGAATCATTTCGCACGGATTCGGCCAGCCCCACATGCACATCGCACGAATCCATGGAGGGATCACAGGATTACGATGCCGTTGAAAAGGGTGAAAGTCCGCGCAGCAATAATTCTCAGGATCCCAGGGATTTGAGAC ATCTGCATAATGCGGGGAAGGGCCACCAGGCACTGGCCACCTCCTCGTCGGCGTCcagctcctcgtcctcctcctgctccaccAGCAATCCCGCCATCAGCACGGCGACCAGCAGCGTTGCCGTTTCGATGGCCAGCCACCTGGCCGCCTCCTCTCCGCACCATCACCCCCACACGCACGCCCACTCGCACCCGCATCCGCTGGCCCATCCGCACGCCCATAGCCACCACCACGTGGGCCACCATGTGGGGGCACCTCCGGTGTCCACGGCGGTGACGACGCACCACCACATGGCCCATCCCCATCCGCTGTCGCACCACCACGCCGCCCACCACGCGGCCTTGGCCAGTTTGAGCATGGCGGGTCTGCGGGCAGTTCCCGGTGGATTGAGCCTGGTCACTGGGCTGCAGGCGGCAGCGGCCGGCGGTGCTATTCCCGAGATGTGCCCCGTTTGCGGACTGAAGCTGAGCGCCGAGGAGTGGCACACCCACTTCCTCACCGAACTGGACAGGCTCTACAAGCTGAGTGCGGGATTCGAGAGGGCCAGCCTGCAGGCCACCTACATGTTTGCGCCTCCGTGTCCCGCGCAGGAGAACGCCATTCGCACCAGTCACAACCGCTGGGAG ACTTTCCAGAGAATACGTAACAATCGCCAGAACCGCCTGAGACTCAAAGTGCGAAAGCGCAAGTACGGCGAAATGTACATGATGGAGAGTCTTTACTGTAGCAGTTGTCCCATCTGCAAGAGGAAGTACGCCTTGGAGACGGGGAAGATACCTCCGGAG GACGATGCCAAATCGCAGGAGGAGATCGAAACGGTGGATGTGGAGAGCTGCAACGACGAAGTGCCCGACTCAGGATCGGAGCTAGCTGCTCCGGGTTCGGGGTCATCCGGCACGGTTATGCCGCCCTCCAGTATGCACAACAGCAACTCGCAGCCGGGCAAGCTGGACGGGATTCTCTACCGGACGGGCTGTGTGCTCAGCCAGAAGGATCCGCATGCCGACGAGCAGGACGTGAGCACCAATGTGACAACGGCGAGCAGCAGTAGTTGGCCAGGCGAGGCACCAACCCAGGCACATATCAGTG TTAAAACCGTCAGCGAGCTGTCATCCACCACACACCACTACTACAACGCGGACTCCTGCGGCGTGGGCGTGAACgacaccaacagcagcagcagcacccaCAACAACGGCGGTGGCAGCAACAAGGATCTGATGATGGACACGGCCTCCTGCCAAAACGACAGCGACGAGGACGTGATTGTGGACGACGACGACACCGTGAAGCTGTCGAGCAAAATCAACTATGGCAAGATGCAGCGCCGCCAGGATGAGCAGAACGTGGGCAGCAGCAG ATCCCTCGAGAACCTCTCACCGGTGGAGGAGCGACCGCGGTCGGAGCCGCAGGTGAGCAGCACCGAACCCGGACCCATGGACATAtcgcacaacaacaacaacaacaataacaacaacaacaatagcagcagtaataacaacaacaatccGTCGGCGAAATACGCGGAGAGCATGGAGAACAGCCTGTCGCAGTTGTCGTCGATGGGCGTGCCGGGATTAACGCAATTGGACACAAAGGTGGGGATTAGTTCGGATTTAAAACCGGACGATGAAAACAAATGTTTCATTTGTAAG ACAGGCATAAAGGATCTCAACACGGATGCGTTCCTGCGCGGCCGTAACTTTTACTTCCACCAGAGTTGTGCCAACGTCATGAGCAGCTACCGGCTGAACAAGGAGCTCCTCAGCCAGGCCCAGAATCAGCAGAGGGCGGCCGccaacggaaacggaaatggcaGTGGGATCGGAATGGGGGATTCGGGCGGCGCCACGGCAACGCCCCGCAGCCTTTCACCTGCCCAATCTCCGCAGCAGAGCGTCTCGCAGGCCATGGAGTGA
- the LOC117141471 gene encoding protein Teyrha-meyrha isoform X2, with protein MESNAFGSSHLPSQALVVLSEAASGLHEALRGQRPFPSRLPDAKDLHNMSLVGNYFNPHLLLNHGMLVANGAAAAAAAAGAGPASYFASDRSPLGKPSVLSNFSLPSAFSPPKYIGISLDQNLFNGSESFRTDSASPTCTSHESMEGSQDYDAVEKGESPRSNNSQDPRDLRHLHNAGKGHQALATSSSASSSSSSSCSTSNPAISTATSSVAVSMASHLAASSPHHHPHTHAHSHPHPLAHPHAHSHHHVGHHVGAPPVSTAVTTHHHMAHPHPLSHHHAAHHAALASLSMAGLRAVPGGLSLVTGLQAAAAGGAIPEMCPVCGLKLSAEEWHTHFLTELDRLYKLSAGFERASLQATYMFAPPCPAQENAIRTSHNRWETFQRIRNNRQNRLRLKVRKRKYGEMYMMESLYCSSCPICKRKYALETGKIPPEDDAKSQEEIETVDVESCNDEVPDSGSELAAPGSGSSGTVMPPSSMHNSNSQPGKLDGILYRTGCVLSQKDPHADEQDVSTNVTTASSSSWPGEAPTQAHISVKTVSELSSTTHHYYNADSCGVGVNDTNSSSSTHNNGGGSNKDLMMDTASCQNDSDEDVIVDDDDTVKLSSKINYGKMQRRQDEQNVGSSRSLENLSPVEERPRSEPQVSSTEPGPMDISHNNNNNNNNNNNSSSNNNNNPSAKYAESMENSLSQLSSMGVPGLTQLDTKTGIKDLNTDAFLRGRNFYFHQSCANVMSSYRLNKELLSQAQNQQRAAANGNGNGSGIGMGDSGGATATPRSLSPAQSPQQSVSQAME; from the exons ATGGAAAGCAACGCATTTGGCAGCAGCCATTTGCCGTCCCAAGCGCTCGTTGTCCTCTCGGAAGCCGCTTCCGGTCTGCACGAGGCTCTACGTGGACAACGTCCGTTTCCATCGAGA CTACCCGACGCCAAAGATCTGCACAACATGTCACTAGTCGGCAACTACTTCAATCCGCACCTGCTGCTCAACCACGGGATGCTGGTGGCCAACggagcggcggcggcagcggcggcggctggAGCGGGACCGGCCAGCTACTTTGCCAGTGACCGCTCGCCGCTGGGCAAGCCGTCGGTGCTGTCGAACTTCTCGCTGCCGTCGGCCTTCTCGCCGCCCAAGTACATCGGCATATCCCTGGATCAG AATCTGTTCAATGGCAGCGAATCATTTCGCACGGATTCGGCCAGCCCCACATGCACATCGCACGAATCCATGGAGGGATCACAGGATTACGATGCCGTTGAAAAGGGTGAAAGTCCGCGCAGCAATAATTCTCAGGATCCCAGGGATTTGAGAC ATCTGCATAATGCGGGGAAGGGCCACCAGGCACTGGCCACCTCCTCGTCGGCGTCcagctcctcgtcctcctcctgctccaccAGCAATCCCGCCATCAGCACGGCGACCAGCAGCGTTGCCGTTTCGATGGCCAGCCACCTGGCCGCCTCCTCTCCGCACCATCACCCCCACACGCACGCCCACTCGCACCCGCATCCGCTGGCCCATCCGCACGCCCATAGCCACCACCACGTGGGCCACCATGTGGGGGCACCTCCGGTGTCCACGGCGGTGACGACGCACCACCACATGGCCCATCCCCATCCGCTGTCGCACCACCACGCCGCCCACCACGCGGCCTTGGCCAGTTTGAGCATGGCGGGTCTGCGGGCAGTTCCCGGTGGATTGAGCCTGGTCACTGGGCTGCAGGCGGCAGCGGCCGGCGGTGCTATTCCCGAGATGTGCCCCGTTTGCGGACTGAAGCTGAGCGCCGAGGAGTGGCACACCCACTTCCTCACCGAACTGGACAGGCTCTACAAGCTGAGTGCGGGATTCGAGAGGGCCAGCCTGCAGGCCACCTACATGTTTGCGCCTCCGTGTCCCGCGCAGGAGAACGCCATTCGCACCAGTCACAACCGCTGGGAG ACTTTCCAGAGAATACGTAACAATCGCCAGAACCGCCTGAGACTCAAAGTGCGAAAGCGCAAGTACGGCGAAATGTACATGATGGAGAGTCTTTACTGTAGCAGTTGTCCCATCTGCAAGAGGAAGTACGCCTTGGAGACGGGGAAGATACCTCCGGAG GACGATGCCAAATCGCAGGAGGAGATCGAAACGGTGGATGTGGAGAGCTGCAACGACGAAGTGCCCGACTCAGGATCGGAGCTAGCTGCTCCGGGTTCGGGGTCATCCGGCACGGTTATGCCGCCCTCCAGTATGCACAACAGCAACTCGCAGCCGGGCAAGCTGGACGGGATTCTCTACCGGACGGGCTGTGTGCTCAGCCAGAAGGATCCGCATGCCGACGAGCAGGACGTGAGCACCAATGTGACAACGGCGAGCAGCAGTAGTTGGCCAGGCGAGGCACCAACCCAGGCACATATCAGTG TTAAAACCGTCAGCGAGCTGTCATCCACCACACACCACTACTACAACGCGGACTCCTGCGGCGTGGGCGTGAACgacaccaacagcagcagcagcacccaCAACAACGGCGGTGGCAGCAACAAGGATCTGATGATGGACACGGCCTCCTGCCAAAACGACAGCGACGAGGACGTGATTGTGGACGACGACGACACCGTGAAGCTGTCGAGCAAAATCAACTATGGCAAGATGCAGCGCCGCCAGGATGAGCAGAACGTGGGCAGCAGCAG ATCCCTCGAGAACCTCTCACCGGTGGAGGAGCGACCGCGGTCGGAGCCGCAGGTGAGCAGCACCGAACCCGGACCCATGGACATAtcgcacaacaacaacaacaacaataacaacaacaacaatagcagcagtaataacaacaacaatccGTCGGCGAAATACGCGGAGAGCATGGAGAACAGCCTGTCGCAGTTGTCGTCGATGGGCGTGCCGGGATTAACGCAATTGGACACAAAG ACAGGCATAAAGGATCTCAACACGGATGCGTTCCTGCGCGGCCGTAACTTTTACTTCCACCAGAGTTGTGCCAACGTCATGAGCAGCTACCGGCTGAACAAGGAGCTCCTCAGCCAGGCCCAGAATCAGCAGAGGGCGGCCGccaacggaaacggaaatggcaGTGGGATCGGAATGGGGGATTCGGGCGGCGCCACGGCAACGCCCCGCAGCCTTTCACCTGCCCAATCTCCGCAGCAGAGCGTCTCGCAGGCCATGGAGTGA
- the LOC117141471 gene encoding protein Teyrha-meyrha isoform X4: MESNAFGSSHLPSQALVVLSEAASGLHEALRGQRPFPSRLPDAKDLHNMSLVGNYFNPHLLLNHGMLVANGAAAAAAAAGAGPASYFASDRSPLGKPSVLSNFSLPSAFSPPKYIGISLDQNLFNGSESFRTDSASPTCTSHESMEGSQDYDAVEKGESPRSNNSQDPRDLRHLHNAGKGHQALATSSSASSSSSSSCSTSNPAISTATSSVAVSMASHLAASSPHHHPHTHAHSHPHPLAHPHAHSHHHVGHHVGAPPVSTAVTTHHHMAHPHPLSHHHAAHHAALASLSMAGLRAVPGGLSLVTGLQAAAAGGAIPEMCPVCGLKLSAEEWHTHFLTELDRLYKLSAGFERASLQATYMFAPPCPAQENAIRTSHNRWETFQRIRNNRQNRLRLKVRKRKYGEMYMMESLYCSSCPICKRKYALETGKIPPEDDAKSQEEIETVDVESCNDEVPDSGSELAAPGSGSSGTVMPPSSMHNSNSQPGKLDGILYRTGCVLSQKDPHADEQDVSTNVTTASSSSWPGEAPTQAHISVKTVSELSSTTHHYYNADSCGVGVNDTNSSSSTHNNGGGSNKDLMMDTASCQNDSDEDVIVDDDDTVKLSSKINYGKMQRRQDEQNVGSSRSLENLSPVEERPRSEPQVSSTEPGPMDISHNNNNNNNNNNNSSSNNNNNPSAKYAESMENSLSQLSSMGVPGLTQLDTKVGISSDLKPDDENKCFICKA; the protein is encoded by the exons ATGGAAAGCAACGCATTTGGCAGCAGCCATTTGCCGTCCCAAGCGCTCGTTGTCCTCTCGGAAGCCGCTTCCGGTCTGCACGAGGCTCTACGTGGACAACGTCCGTTTCCATCGAGA CTACCCGACGCCAAAGATCTGCACAACATGTCACTAGTCGGCAACTACTTCAATCCGCACCTGCTGCTCAACCACGGGATGCTGGTGGCCAACggagcggcggcggcagcggcggcggctggAGCGGGACCGGCCAGCTACTTTGCCAGTGACCGCTCGCCGCTGGGCAAGCCGTCGGTGCTGTCGAACTTCTCGCTGCCGTCGGCCTTCTCGCCGCCCAAGTACATCGGCATATCCCTGGATCAG AATCTGTTCAATGGCAGCGAATCATTTCGCACGGATTCGGCCAGCCCCACATGCACATCGCACGAATCCATGGAGGGATCACAGGATTACGATGCCGTTGAAAAGGGTGAAAGTCCGCGCAGCAATAATTCTCAGGATCCCAGGGATTTGAGAC ATCTGCATAATGCGGGGAAGGGCCACCAGGCACTGGCCACCTCCTCGTCGGCGTCcagctcctcgtcctcctcctgctccaccAGCAATCCCGCCATCAGCACGGCGACCAGCAGCGTTGCCGTTTCGATGGCCAGCCACCTGGCCGCCTCCTCTCCGCACCATCACCCCCACACGCACGCCCACTCGCACCCGCATCCGCTGGCCCATCCGCACGCCCATAGCCACCACCACGTGGGCCACCATGTGGGGGCACCTCCGGTGTCCACGGCGGTGACGACGCACCACCACATGGCCCATCCCCATCCGCTGTCGCACCACCACGCCGCCCACCACGCGGCCTTGGCCAGTTTGAGCATGGCGGGTCTGCGGGCAGTTCCCGGTGGATTGAGCCTGGTCACTGGGCTGCAGGCGGCAGCGGCCGGCGGTGCTATTCCCGAGATGTGCCCCGTTTGCGGACTGAAGCTGAGCGCCGAGGAGTGGCACACCCACTTCCTCACCGAACTGGACAGGCTCTACAAGCTGAGTGCGGGATTCGAGAGGGCCAGCCTGCAGGCCACCTACATGTTTGCGCCTCCGTGTCCCGCGCAGGAGAACGCCATTCGCACCAGTCACAACCGCTGGGAG ACTTTCCAGAGAATACGTAACAATCGCCAGAACCGCCTGAGACTCAAAGTGCGAAAGCGCAAGTACGGCGAAATGTACATGATGGAGAGTCTTTACTGTAGCAGTTGTCCCATCTGCAAGAGGAAGTACGCCTTGGAGACGGGGAAGATACCTCCGGAG GACGATGCCAAATCGCAGGAGGAGATCGAAACGGTGGATGTGGAGAGCTGCAACGACGAAGTGCCCGACTCAGGATCGGAGCTAGCTGCTCCGGGTTCGGGGTCATCCGGCACGGTTATGCCGCCCTCCAGTATGCACAACAGCAACTCGCAGCCGGGCAAGCTGGACGGGATTCTCTACCGGACGGGCTGTGTGCTCAGCCAGAAGGATCCGCATGCCGACGAGCAGGACGTGAGCACCAATGTGACAACGGCGAGCAGCAGTAGTTGGCCAGGCGAGGCACCAACCCAGGCACATATCAGTG TTAAAACCGTCAGCGAGCTGTCATCCACCACACACCACTACTACAACGCGGACTCCTGCGGCGTGGGCGTGAACgacaccaacagcagcagcagcacccaCAACAACGGCGGTGGCAGCAACAAGGATCTGATGATGGACACGGCCTCCTGCCAAAACGACAGCGACGAGGACGTGATTGTGGACGACGACGACACCGTGAAGCTGTCGAGCAAAATCAACTATGGCAAGATGCAGCGCCGCCAGGATGAGCAGAACGTGGGCAGCAGCAG ATCCCTCGAGAACCTCTCACCGGTGGAGGAGCGACCGCGGTCGGAGCCGCAGGTGAGCAGCACCGAACCCGGACCCATGGACATAtcgcacaacaacaacaacaacaataacaacaacaacaatagcagcagtaataacaacaacaatccGTCGGCGAAATACGCGGAGAGCATGGAGAACAGCCTGTCGCAGTTGTCGTCGATGGGCGTGCCGGGATTAACGCAATTGGACACAAAGGTGGGGATTAGTTCGGATTTAAAACCGGACGATGAAAACAAATGTTTCATTTGTAAG GCATAA